A window of Candidatus Poribacteria bacterium contains these coding sequences:
- a CDS encoding YjbH domain-containing protein codes for MLRHTIVLFLLVFASLTVSNPVRSEVFTGSGLVDIPTGRVLKHGVFEAGTYLGFQQRMMDRSTTSLGDAVAIRLNFGLFDRVEIGLTQLWEEHGSESSSDRTASLKFQLLEEPEAGVIPSVAIGVERLGNKIFASDSEAEVGETPSAFLAVSKTFNLPRIHRFSGHIGIGTQRFASEEQPIGVFVGLSKAFRPAFARGDITTSLEFDGAGMNLGVRYLASSGLQVALGAETLNNPDELRYLASVSWTNAQILEQIDETRRLITRATELAVEAKRARAKKK; via the coding sequence ATGCTTCGACACACGATCGTGCTTTTCTTACTTGTATTTGCCTCCCTCACGGTCTCTAACCCCGTTAGGAGTGAAGTGTTTACGGGGAGTGGGTTGGTGGATATTCCAACGGGTCGGGTCCTGAAACACGGCGTGTTCGAGGCAGGTACGTATCTCGGTTTCCAGCAACGGATGATGGACCGTTCTACGACAAGCCTTGGTGATGCCGTTGCGATTCGTCTCAACTTTGGGTTGTTTGACCGAGTTGAAATCGGACTGACACAGTTATGGGAAGAACACGGTTCAGAATCCTCTTCTGATCGGACCGCGAGTTTGAAGTTCCAACTCTTAGAAGAGCCAGAGGCAGGGGTAATTCCGAGTGTGGCAATCGGTGTAGAGAGGCTCGGCAACAAGATTTTCGCATCGGATTCGGAAGCAGAAGTTGGTGAAACGCCTTCCGCTTTTCTTGCTGTCAGTAAAACTTTTAACTTGCCGCGGATACATCGATTTTCTGGGCACATCGGAATTGGCACGCAGCGGTTTGCGTCTGAAGAACAACCTATAGGCGTGTTTGTTGGACTGAGCAAGGCGTTCCGACCGGCTTTCGCGAGGGGCGACATTACGACAAGTTTGGAATTCGATGGTGCGGGTATGAACTTAGGTGTGCGATACTTAGCATCGAGCGGACTTCAGGTTGCACTCGGTGCTGAAACCTTGAACAACCCAGACGAGTTGCGTTACCTCGCCTCTGTTTCGTGGACGAATGCGCAGATACTTGAGCAGATTGATGAAACGAGACGACTCATCACACGCGCGACAGAACTTGCGGTGGAAGCAAAACGCGCGAGGGCAAAAAAGAAGTAG
- the rpiA gene encoding ribose-5-phosphate isomerase RpiA → MNTENLKKIAAEKATESVRSGMIVGLGTGSTVYYALLKLGAMVSEGLDIIGIPTSEGTEKIASAQKIPLTTLATHSTIDLTIDGADEVDAHLNLIKGGGAALVREKIIANASKEILIVVDESKLSRVLGTTFPLPVEIVRFGWEATQTAVNRICGESTLRQNTSQGGDASPLITDNGNYILDCHFDGIPAPEEVEMQLNNIPGVVENGIFVNRADKIIIGTSSAIEYME, encoded by the coding sequence ATGAACACTGAAAACCTGAAAAAAATTGCTGCAGAAAAAGCGACAGAGAGCGTCCGATCCGGTATGATTGTAGGGTTGGGGACAGGGTCCACCGTCTATTACGCGCTCTTGAAACTCGGCGCGATGGTGAGTGAAGGACTTGATATTATTGGCATCCCTACCTCCGAGGGCACTGAGAAAATCGCGTCAGCACAAAAGATACCGCTGACAACGCTCGCGACACACTCTACCATTGACCTAACTATTGACGGTGCCGATGAGGTAGATGCCCATCTTAATCTGATTAAAGGTGGTGGTGCCGCGCTCGTTAGAGAGAAGATCATCGCTAACGCTTCTAAAGAGATATTAATTGTCGTTGACGAAAGCAAGCTATCACGTGTCCTCGGCACGACATTCCCACTCCCTGTGGAAATCGTACGGTTCGGATGGGAAGCCACCCAAACCGCTGTTAATCGGATTTGTGGGGAATCAACATTACGACAGAACACCTCACAAGGCGGAGACGCATCGCCACTCATCACCGACAACGGCAACTATATCCTCGACTGCCACTTTGATGGTATCCCCGCACCCGAAGAGGTAGAGATGCAGCTAAACAACATTCCGGGTGTGGTAGAGAACGGGATTTTTGTGAATCGTGCTGACAAAATCATCATCGGCACGTCTTCTGCTATCGAGTATATGGAGTAG
- a CDS encoding succinylglutamate desuccinylase/aspartoacylase family protein, protein MRNNIRHSSLVVGQLVAEPATRTEGHLKVGTMPDGTAVRLPVVLINGRSLGKTLYIQAISDGDELNGIAVVHNILQTVAPEQLHGKIIAVPLVNFHAFHAKQALSPVDSRKMNRCFPGRRDGTSSERIAYNLFQHAVQQADYCLDLHQGGVHPMIDEVRVRVGEKHTLHNACLELARVFGIGHILDQKGPKGQLAQAAPEIGIPTIDPELGGTHGWDAISIKKGVRGVRNVLQYYDFIAGTPEIPDQQIVVKKFAPLISNEGGFVYYRAELYEHLTASQPVADICDVFGNVRESIFSPVDGIFWAKPIYPMVASGGIVGKIGTPIGYL, encoded by the coding sequence ATGAGGAATAATATACGCCATAGCAGCTTGGTGGTTGGGCAACTGGTAGCCGAACCTGCAACTCGGACGGAAGGTCATCTCAAAGTTGGCACGATGCCTGACGGAACGGCTGTCCGACTGCCTGTTGTACTCATCAACGGGAGGTCCCTAGGCAAAACACTCTATATCCAAGCAATTAGCGACGGAGATGAACTCAACGGTATCGCTGTTGTTCACAACATTCTCCAAACGGTCGCGCCAGAGCAGTTGCACGGCAAGATTATCGCCGTGCCGCTTGTCAATTTTCACGCGTTCCATGCCAAACAGGCACTCAGCCCTGTGGACAGTCGCAAAATGAATCGCTGTTTCCCGGGCAGACGGGACGGCACGTCAAGTGAACGGATCGCTTATAACCTCTTTCAACACGCTGTTCAGCAAGCGGACTACTGCCTCGATCTGCACCAAGGCGGCGTACATCCAATGATAGATGAGGTTCGCGTCCGCGTTGGCGAAAAACATACACTTCACAATGCCTGCCTTGAACTTGCACGCGTTTTCGGTATCGGACACATTCTCGATCAGAAGGGTCCGAAGGGGCAACTTGCACAAGCAGCACCAGAGATTGGTATCCCAACGATTGATCCAGAATTGGGTGGGACTCATGGATGGGACGCAATAAGCATCAAAAAAGGCGTGCGCGGCGTGCGCAATGTATTACAATACTATGATTTTATTGCTGGAACGCCGGAGATTCCTGACCAGCAAATCGTTGTCAAAAAATTCGCGCCGCTCATCAGCAACGAAGGCGGTTTTGTCTATTATAGAGCGGAATTGTATGAACACCTTACAGCATCTCAGCCGGTTGCTGATATCTGCGATGTCTTTGGCAATGTCCGAGAATCCATATTTTCACCAGTTGACGGTATTTTCTGGGCAAAACCTATCTACCCGATGGTTGCGAGTGGCGGTATTGTCGGCAAAATCGGCACACCTATTGGGTATCTCTAA
- a CDS encoding aminopeptidase P N-terminal domain-containing protein has translation MHKQNRKAFIEKMGSGGVAIFASAPPARWNHDTEYLYRPDPNFYYLTGFEEPESICVIAPEHSKYQYILFVRPKDKQAEIWNGKRVGVKDARKHYGADKVYPIEKFSEKIGKYLQDAKRLYYTLGSNEDVDTEILSLFTRSVRSRVRSGKGFDTLVDPSPILSELRLIKNEPELQRIQKATEITVAGHVAAMKAVRPGMYEYDLEALVESTFRMNGAGGPAFPTIVASGGNATTLHYTTNDRQIEDETLVLIDAGAEYGRYAGDVTRTFPANGTFTEAQREIYQLVLEAHYAIIDGIRPGVSIDEPHQKSIELLTESMLSLGLLKGKAEKLIEKDKYRQFYMYRIGHMLGLDVHDVNCVREANGDFKTFQPGMVMTIEPGLYVAEGTKGVPPKYLGIGIRIEDDILVTESGNENLTSGVPKEIDEIEALVQSTKW, from the coding sequence TTGCACAAACAGAATCGTAAAGCCTTTATTGAAAAAATGGGAAGTGGGGGTGTCGCTATCTTCGCCAGCGCACCGCCTGCAAGATGGAACCACGACACCGAATATCTTTATCGCCCAGATCCGAATTTTTATTACCTGACGGGGTTTGAAGAACCGGAGTCAATTTGTGTTATTGCCCCCGAGCATTCAAAATACCAATATATCTTGTTTGTTCGTCCGAAAGATAAACAGGCAGAAATTTGGAACGGTAAGCGCGTCGGCGTTAAAGATGCCCGTAAACACTACGGCGCAGATAAAGTCTATCCGATAGAAAAGTTCAGTGAAAAAATTGGAAAATATCTACAGGATGCCAAAAGGCTTTACTATACCCTCGGCTCCAATGAGGATGTTGATACCGAAATTCTGAGCCTTTTCACGCGGTCTGTCAGGTCACGCGTTCGTTCAGGAAAAGGGTTTGATACGCTTGTTGACCCAAGCCCTATTCTTAGCGAACTGCGACTCATCAAAAATGAGCCGGAACTGCAGCGCATCCAGAAGGCAACAGAGATTACAGTGGCGGGTCATGTCGCAGCAATGAAAGCAGTTCGACCGGGGATGTATGAATATGATTTAGAAGCCCTCGTTGAATCCACGTTCCGCATGAACGGTGCTGGCGGTCCCGCTTTTCCGACTATCGTGGCGAGTGGTGGCAACGCGACGACGCTCCACTACACAACAAATGACCGCCAAATTGAAGACGAAACACTCGTACTTATTGACGCAGGTGCGGAGTACGGTCGGTACGCTGGAGATGTGACCCGGACCTTCCCGGCAAACGGCACTTTCACCGAGGCACAGAGAGAAATCTATCAGCTTGTCCTTGAGGCACACTATGCAATTATTGACGGTATCCGTCCGGGTGTTTCCATTGACGAACCACACCAAAAGTCAATTGAGTTGTTAACAGAAAGTATGCTCAGTCTTGGGCTTCTAAAAGGGAAAGCGGAAAAATTGATAGAAAAAGATAAATACAGGCAGTTTTACATGTACCGGATTGGACACATGCTCGGCTTAGATGTACACGATGTCAACTGTGTCCGCGAAGCGAACGGCGATTTCAAGACCTTCCAGCCCGGGATGGTGATGACAATTGAACCCGGACTCTATGTCGCCGAAGGTACCAAAGGTGTTCCACCGAAGTACTTAGGCATCGGTATCCGCATAGAGGACGACATCCTCGTCACAGAATCCGGCAACGAAAACCTAACCAGCGGTGTCCCGAAAGAAATTGATGAAATCGAGGCACTCGTCCAAAGCACAAAGTGGTAA
- a CDS encoding nucleotidyltransferase domain-containing protein — protein sequence MIGNLRQTMVELKDVIRQKYKAEITGIFGSHVRSDFHADSDLDLLVDFDDGADLMDHVNLQRFLEDRLECKVDVVSRPSCKEEKNFIPLFSTT from the coding sequence ATGATCGGAAACTTAAGACAAACAATGGTAGAGCTGAAAGACGTAATCCGCCAGAAATACAAAGCCGAGATTACGGGCATCTTCGGATCGCATGTTCGGAGTGATTTCCACGCAGACAGTGATCTGGATCTCTTGGTAGATTTTGATGACGGTGCCGATCTGATGGATCATGTCAATCTCCAACGATTTTTAGAGGATAGATTGGAGTGCAAGGTTGATGTAGTATCACGACCTTCATGCAAAGAAGAAAAGAACTTCATACCTCTGTTTTCGACAACGTGA
- a CDS encoding HEAT repeat domain-containing protein: MPKHGIPKQKKMRGMNKHQKKVHRRGEDRLRGNEVEYYLELAHSSNADDRVEAMDNLCPCHVRKSIDKVWVALYKGMVDPDLRVRKAAWHTLDDGGNPNDPRLQPLLEKIAKEETDPKLRQRALDLIAATRKVEEQKEMLLGQKAHTFSGRCDWCGDSNVPVSYDYETEFETNGTKRFALVCEACEAA, encoded by the coding sequence ATGCCGAAACATGGAATTCCGAAACAAAAAAAAATGAGAGGCATGAACAAGCATCAGAAGAAAGTGCATCGTCGCGGTGAAGATCGCTTGCGTGGCAACGAAGTTGAATATTATCTTGAACTTGCCCACTCTTCCAACGCCGATGATCGCGTCGAGGCGATGGACAATCTCTGTCCGTGTCATGTCCGGAAGAGCATTGACAAAGTTTGGGTGGCACTCTACAAAGGCATGGTTGATCCAGACCTACGCGTCCGCAAAGCGGCATGGCACACGCTTGATGATGGCGGAAACCCGAACGATCCGAGACTCCAACCGCTCCTCGAAAAAATCGCTAAAGAGGAAACCGATCCCAAGTTACGCCAGCGTGCGCTTGACCTCATCGCTGCTACCCGAAAAGTTGAAGAGCAAAAAGAGATGCTGTTAGGACAGAAAGCGCATACTTTCTCTGGACGCTGTGATTGGTGCGGAGACTCAAATGTTCCAGTCAGTTATGATTACGAAACAGAGTTTGAAACGAACGGCACCAAACGTTTTGCCTTGGTCTGTGAGGCGTGTGAAGCCGCGTAG
- a CDS encoding class I SAM-dependent methyltransferase has product MATHNQLFEGHTDFIATRGVREYRETIPVWVNANDVVLEIGCEWGTTTTLIAPHCKKVIGTDISSKCIERARERHPALDFAVLDGFDVRAALDLGEPFSKIYIDMSGMSGYNSLLDTIALLTSYATVLRPQAIIVKSSSLKRFAGHCHAWRSPKN; this is encoded by the coding sequence ATGGCAACCCACAATCAATTATTTGAAGGACATACCGATTTCATCGCGACCCGCGGCGTTAGAGAATATCGCGAGACGATTCCAGTCTGGGTAAACGCAAACGATGTTGTATTGGAAATCGGCTGCGAGTGGGGTACAACAACAACCTTGATCGCACCCCACTGTAAAAAAGTTATTGGCACGGACATCAGTTCCAAATGTATTGAACGCGCGCGGGAAAGGCATCCCGCACTCGATTTTGCGGTACTTGACGGCTTCGATGTTAGAGCAGCACTCGATCTCGGTGAACCGTTCAGCAAAATTTACATCGATATGTCTGGAATGTCCGGCTACAATTCGCTGCTCGACACGATTGCGCTGCTGACATCTTATGCGACAGTCCTTCGTCCGCAGGCAATCATTGTTAAAAGTAGTTCACTAAAACGTTTCGCGGGACATTGCCACGCGTGGCGTTCGCCGAAGAATTAG
- a CDS encoding sigma-70 family RNA polymerase sigma factor: protein MIPDDVYVHQTVEGDVEAFNELVNRHHSKIYGLAYRMLGNPDDAADATQETFLEAYKSVKTFQFQSQFGTWLYRIGINTCQQYIRKSQSNERKLTAYTREAEIHGPASENDSPERVAIKTEQNEVVQDAIGQLPPKQREVVTLYYMQHMKYREIAEILKCSEGTVASRLNQALKNLKRKLSKYYLQGGVSQ, encoded by the coding sequence ATGATTCCTGATGATGTGTACGTACACCAAACGGTAGAAGGTGATGTCGAGGCATTCAACGAGCTCGTCAATCGGCACCATTCAAAGATTTATGGACTTGCTTACCGGATGCTCGGCAATCCCGATGATGCCGCTGATGCGACACAAGAAACATTTTTAGAGGCGTACAAGTCCGTTAAAACGTTCCAATTTCAGTCCCAATTCGGCACTTGGTTATATCGTATCGGCATCAATACATGCCAGCAGTATATCCGTAAATCGCAATCGAATGAGCGCAAGCTTACCGCTTATACCAGAGAGGCGGAAATCCATGGTCCCGCTTCTGAGAATGACTCACCTGAACGCGTGGCGATTAAAACTGAGCAGAATGAGGTCGTTCAAGATGCCATCGGTCAGTTACCGCCAAAGCAGCGCGAGGTCGTCACGCTCTATTACATGCAACACATGAAGTATCGGGAAATTGCGGAGATATTGAAATGTTCAGAAGGCACAGTTGCCTCTCGGTTGAACCAAGCATTGAAAAATCTCAAGCGGAAGCTGAGCAAATACTATCTTCAAGGAGGGGTATCACAATGA
- a CDS encoding zf-HC2 domain-containing protein yields MNCEQTLKNLPHFVIEESPEAIDRVSTGTSRRAVLEHLRSCPECQMAYEALWHTASVLESADEPVTPPELAVNIQERVREFHQRRQLAFFANPLSWCLDRLKLDISPRVVNATALIFFLILSGFAAKFAFFTNPSEPESGLIAMKKTMLQNIRISTSPWAVLKDTETHTEEGQMSEQAVIAVQNERNHFFNPARVSSKVWHTDTVDANRQIGEASVANYLQGTVSEKLTVFWNHIKTEL; encoded by the coding sequence ATGAATTGCGAACAGACTCTTAAGAATTTGCCTCACTTCGTCATAGAAGAAAGTCCAGAGGCAATAGATCGAGTTTCTACAGGAACGTCGCGGCGTGCGGTTTTGGAGCATCTTCGGAGCTGCCCAGAATGTCAGATGGCGTATGAAGCACTATGGCATACTGCGAGTGTATTGGAGAGCGCAGATGAACCTGTTACCCCACCAGAATTGGCGGTTAATATTCAGGAGCGCGTACGCGAATTCCATCAACGGAGACAATTGGCATTTTTTGCGAATCCACTATCATGGTGCCTTGATCGGTTGAAGTTGGATATCTCTCCGAGGGTTGTTAACGCTACCGCACTAATTTTCTTTCTTATCCTTTCCGGTTTTGCCGCGAAATTTGCGTTCTTTACAAACCCATCCGAACCAGAATCTGGCTTGATAGCGATGAAAAAGACGATGCTCCAGAACATTAGAATCTCCACATCTCCGTGGGCGGTGCTTAAAGATACCGAGACACACACCGAAGAAGGACAGATGTCGGAGCAGGCGGTAATTGCTGTCCAAAATGAGCGTAATCACTTCTTTAACCCAGCGCGAGTTTCATCGAAGGTATGGCACACGGACACCGTAGACGCTAATAGACAAATAGGTGAAGCCAGTGTTGCTAATTATTTGCAAGGCACGGTGAGCGAAAAGTTAACCGTGTTTTGGAATCACATTAAAACAGAGTTGTAG
- a CDS encoding ABC transporter ATP-binding protein codes for MAVSQETSYQEPLLEISGLKTVFPTDDGIVNAVNDVSFSIARGQTVGVVGESGCGKSITGLSLLQLVPSPGRIEAGEILFHRNGDANPLDIAQVPPKSELIREIRGNEIAIIFQEPMTSLNPVYTVGDQIAEAVALHEQVDKKTARERAIEMLVRVGIPAPAQRVDEYPHQLSGGMRQRVMIAMALCCSPALLIADEPTTALDVTIQAQVLGLMQELQAEMGMAIMLITHDLGVIADLADEVVVMYAGRVVESGSVDDIFYNPLHPYTQGLLKSIPVLGRTVQKALPSIPGTVPHPLALPTGCSFQPRCPERMPECEQMPELEILNRNGDNSRQAVRCWLHTDLQG; via the coding sequence ATGGCTGTATCACAAGAAACATCTTATCAAGAACCGCTTCTGGAAATTTCTGGCTTAAAGACAGTTTTCCCAACAGATGATGGCATCGTCAACGCCGTGAACGATGTCAGTTTCTCTATTGCACGTGGACAGACCGTAGGCGTTGTCGGTGAAAGCGGTTGTGGAAAAAGTATCACCGGGCTCTCACTCCTCCAACTCGTGCCATCGCCGGGCAGAATTGAAGCCGGTGAGATTCTTTTTCATCGAAATGGCGATGCTAATCCGTTGGATATCGCACAGGTACCACCGAAAAGCGAGTTGATACGCGAAATCCGAGGCAACGAAATCGCCATTATTTTCCAAGAACCGATGACATCGCTTAATCCGGTTTATACCGTTGGCGACCAGATCGCCGAAGCGGTTGCCCTACACGAACAGGTAGACAAAAAAACTGCCCGCGAACGTGCCATTGAGATGCTTGTACGCGTCGGTATCCCTGCCCCCGCGCAACGCGTCGATGAATACCCACACCAACTCTCAGGCGGCATGCGCCAACGCGTCATGATCGCAATGGCACTCTGTTGTTCACCCGCGCTGCTCATCGCAGATGAACCGACAACCGCGCTTGATGTGACGATCCAAGCACAAGTACTCGGCCTCATGCAAGAACTTCAAGCGGAAATGGGGATGGCAATTATGCTGATCACGCACGACCTTGGCGTTATCGCTGATCTCGCTGATGAAGTCGTTGTTATGTACGCAGGGCGCGTCGTTGAAAGCGGGAGTGTTGATGACATCTTCTATAATCCGCTGCATCCGTATACACAAGGACTCCTCAAATCTATCCCTGTTCTCGGTAGGACAGTGCAGAAGGCGTTACCCTCTATACCGGGGACAGTGCCACATCCGTTGGCACTGCCGACAGGGTGTTCATTTCAACCACGGTGTCCTGAACGGATGCCAGAATGTGAGCAGATGCCCGAACTTGAGATACTCAATAGAAATGGAGACAATAGCAGACAGGCTGTGCGATGCTGGCTTCACACAGACCTACAAGGATAA
- a CDS encoding dipeptide ABC transporter ATP-binding protein has translation MTNLRPDISRVASELPEHHRETKWNDAQVPIVKNTKLLQVNDLRKYFPIQKGILQRTVGYVKAVDGISFDVNRGETLGLVGESGCGKTTAGRCLLRLIPPTSGSFIFGEEQVDLAKLTHREMQPFRKRIQMIFQDPHASLNPRMTVADIVGEPMRVNRTEKGTALQDRIVALLESVGLRSQDMRRYPHAFSGGQRQRIGIARALALQPELIVADEPVSALDVSVQAQILNLLAELREEFNLSYIFIAHDLSVVEHISDRVAVMYLGKIVEISDAETLYESPKHPYTEALISAVPLPDPNAQREREHIRLEGDVPDPSQPPTGCYFHPRCRYATDLCKQETPELREVTPGVQVACHHSDTLELQGV, from the coding sequence ATGACGAATTTAAGACCAGACATATCCCGAGTCGCGTCAGAATTACCCGAACACCATCGTGAAACGAAGTGGAACGATGCCCAGGTGCCCATAGTTAAAAATACGAAATTGCTTCAGGTCAACGACCTCCGAAAATACTTCCCTATCCAGAAAGGGATCCTCCAACGCACCGTCGGCTATGTAAAAGCGGTAGACGGGATCAGTTTTGACGTGAACCGCGGTGAAACGCTTGGGCTCGTCGGCGAGAGTGGCTGCGGAAAGACGACTGCTGGACGCTGCCTGCTCCGACTCATACCACCGACAAGTGGCAGCTTCATTTTCGGTGAGGAACAGGTAGATCTGGCGAAATTGACACACCGCGAGATGCAACCTTTTCGGAAACGCATCCAGATGATCTTCCAAGACCCGCACGCATCACTCAACCCGCGGATGACGGTCGCGGATATCGTCGGGGAGCCGATGCGTGTCAACCGCACCGAGAAAGGGACAGCACTTCAAGACCGGATTGTGGCATTACTTGAATCCGTCGGCTTGCGATCACAGGATATGCGCCGCTACCCACACGCCTTTAGCGGTGGGCAGCGTCAACGTATCGGCATTGCGCGTGCGTTAGCACTCCAACCTGAACTCATTGTCGCAGATGAGCCCGTCTCGGCATTAGATGTCTCGGTGCAAGCGCAGATTCTCAACTTGTTGGCAGAACTCCGCGAAGAATTCAATCTCTCTTATATCTTTATCGCACACGATCTGAGCGTTGTTGAACACATCAGCGACCGTGTCGCGGTCATGTATCTCGGCAAAATCGTCGAGATTAGCGATGCTGAAACGCTCTATGAATCGCCGAAGCACCCCTACACAGAAGCGTTAATATCCGCGGTGCCGCTCCCGGATCCGAATGCGCAGCGTGAACGTGAGCATATTCGCCTTGAGGGGGATGTACCTGATCCTTCGCAACCGCCGACTGGATGCTATTTTCACCCGCGATGTCGCTACGCAACCGATCTATGCAAACAGGAAACACCAGAACTCCGAGAGGTTACACCGGGTGTTCAGGTGGCTTGCCACCATAGCGATACGTTGGAGTTACAGGGAGTTTAA
- a CDS encoding ABC transporter substrate-binding protein — protein MQKPTKIHQTTTLLFIKALFILLIFIIGCSGNPLEDVSGFPLGIEAKEAPMWAKRVAEGKLPPLSERLPENPLVAKTDFDGYERPGPYGGTWHRFHTHPDLGTWKMTAGYAPLIRWKFDASGLEPGLAESWEFNEDGSMLTLHLRKGVKWSDGHPYTSASFAYYYELCLDERHKYGAPVWCKVNGIPMEVETPDDHTIVMKFAGPNWLVPLWLATGFWWCNQYNIPAHYMQQFHPDSNSAYTDFIRFEKENIPHQNPARPTLWPWRVTKYEKGGFRVELERNPYYYVVDTLGRQLPYIDKIKTSLVPEPQVRVLKILAGEIDCQYRGMELRDLALYLKGQEKGGYKVRRWKSTAGAQPAILINWTAPDPVLRKLIRDQRFRKALAYGIDRVKCNEIAWRGLLEPQAATVSQEGWHFADEDGQTLFEEWKRADADFDIAAGNRLLDEMGLTERDKDGYRLRPDGKRIEMLMDVPSSNLNSQENDIGLIIQEGWEQLGLETLLYTPPGAELSLRRTLGKFTISMHGEAEMDLFTYPDWVFPTLAKYWHPKVGKWYETGGEKGEPPTGPLKKLLDLYDAIKREPDEKQRHQYVRDAVRIHIDEGPFHLGSAARSPSLLVVSNHFHNVPNDGILGPWAIVTPATHYPEQCWISKE, from the coding sequence ATGCAAAAGCCAACAAAAATCCATCAGACTACAACTTTGCTTTTTATTAAAGCACTGTTTATCTTGCTAATTTTCATCATCGGATGTTCGGGAAACCCGTTAGAAGATGTTTCCGGTTTCCCGCTTGGAATTGAGGCGAAAGAGGCACCGATGTGGGCAAAACGGGTCGCTGAGGGCAAACTCCCACCGCTGTCAGAACGGCTGCCAGAAAATCCGCTTGTCGCTAAAACGGATTTCGACGGATATGAACGCCCGGGGCCTTATGGCGGGACGTGGCACCGGTTCCATACGCATCCAGATTTAGGGACGTGGAAGATGACGGCAGGATATGCACCGCTCATTCGTTGGAAATTTGATGCCTCTGGTTTGGAACCCGGTCTTGCAGAGTCGTGGGAGTTTAATGAAGATGGGAGTATGCTGACGTTGCATCTACGTAAAGGGGTCAAATGGTCGGATGGGCATCCTTATACTTCAGCCTCGTTCGCTTACTATTATGAACTCTGCCTTGATGAACGACACAAGTACGGCGCGCCTGTCTGGTGTAAGGTCAACGGTATCCCGATGGAAGTTGAGACGCCCGATGATCATACAATTGTGATGAAATTCGCTGGTCCCAACTGGCTCGTACCGCTTTGGTTGGCGACCGGTTTTTGGTGGTGCAATCAATACAACATCCCAGCACACTACATGCAGCAGTTCCATCCGGACAGCAACTCAGCGTATACCGATTTCATCCGATTCGAGAAAGAAAATATCCCACATCAAAACCCAGCGCGTCCGACGTTGTGGCCCTGGCGGGTGACAAAATACGAAAAGGGTGGCTTTCGTGTTGAACTTGAACGCAACCCGTATTACTATGTCGTCGATACACTCGGCAGACAACTCCCTTACATCGACAAAATCAAGACGAGTTTAGTCCCCGAACCACAAGTGCGCGTGCTTAAAATCCTCGCGGGCGAGATTGACTGCCAATACCGCGGGATGGAACTCCGCGATCTTGCCCTCTATCTGAAAGGACAAGAGAAGGGTGGCTATAAGGTCCGGCGGTGGAAAAGCACGGCTGGCGCGCAACCTGCTATCCTGATTAACTGGACAGCACCTGATCCTGTGTTAAGAAAACTCATCCGCGATCAAAGGTTCCGCAAGGCACTCGCTTATGGTATTGACCGCGTGAAATGTAACGAAATCGCATGGCGTGGATTGTTGGAACCCCAGGCAGCAACAGTTAGCCAAGAGGGATGGCATTTTGCTGATGAAGACGGGCAGACGCTCTTTGAGGAATGGAAACGCGCCGATGCAGACTTTGATATCGCTGCCGGAAACCGTCTCCTTGATGAGATGGGACTCACAGAACGTGATAAAGACGGTTATAGACTACGTCCAGATGGCAAACGGATTGAGATGCTCATGGACGTGCCGAGTTCCAATCTCAACAGCCAAGAGAATGACATCGGACTGATTATTCAAGAGGGTTGGGAACAACTCGGCTTGGAGACCTTGCTCTACACGCCACCCGGTGCCGAATTGAGTCTGCGTCGGACGCTCGGTAAATTCACAATCAGCATGCACGGTGAAGCAGAGATGGATCTCTTTACTTATCCCGACTGGGTGTTTCCCACGCTCGCGAAGTACTGGCACCCGAAGGTCGGGAAATGGTATGAAACAGGCGGCGAAAAGGGGGAACCTCCCACAGGGCCGCTAAAGAAACTGCTTGACTTATACGATGCAATTAAACGCGAACCTGACGAGAAACAGCGGCACCAATACGTTCGGGATGCTGTTAGGATTCACATTGACGAGGGACCCTTTCACCTCGGTTCCGCAGCACGTTCGCCGTCGCTCTTGGTCGTCTCGAACCATTTCCACAACGTGCCAAACGATGGCATTTTAGGGCCGTGGGCAATTGTTACACCAGCGACCCATTATCCCGAACAGTGTTGGATATCTAAGGAATAG